The proteins below come from a single Malus sylvestris chromosome 3, drMalSylv7.2, whole genome shotgun sequence genomic window:
- the LOC126617262 gene encoding uncharacterized protein LOC126617262: MVGWQMRVQSLIRQVGKRMENYSTSSFSPCHFPKLQTPPSQTMSMPLYHYCQQLGISSSRNLLADLSAGVAPLSASDGENSEERDTKSPSGPSQVQFVLKGINQSPNKVNLVAKLVRGMRVEDALLQLQVTDKQAAKTVHQALHSARADATYNHGLDPERLLVAGALVGKGFVGFRKNRLYYHGKSNDGTKVRPNYQLTVMLREIAPEEEEEITKQRVNNFLYLKKRLRLTKQENKFVSHYVTSNHKGKASTSQPSGLAS, encoded by the exons ATGGTGGGTTGGCAGATGCGTGTGCAGTCCCTAATCCGTCAAGTTGGGaaaagaatggagaattatagtacttcttctttttctccttgtcattTTCCGAAACTCCAGACACCACCTTCTCAAACTATGTCAATGCCTCTTTATCACTACTGTCAACAGTTG GGAATTTCCAGTTCAAGGAACTTGCTTGCAGATTTGTCTGCTGGAGTTGCTCCTCTATCAGCATCAGATGGTGAAAACAGTGAAGAACGGGACACGAAATCACCTTCTGGACCTTCACAAGTTCAATTTGTCTTAAAGGGAATTAATCAG AGCCCTAATAAGGTCAACTTGGTTGCTAAACTGGTTCGTGGTATGCGTGTTGAAGATGCATTATTGCAACTGCAAGTGACAGATAAGCAAGCAGCAAAAACTGTGCATCAG GCTCTTCACTCAGCCCGGGCAGATGCAACTTATAATCATGGGTTGGATCCAGAACGTCTTCTTGTTG CGGGGGCCTTGGTTGGAAAGGGATTCGTGGGATTCCGCAAGAACAGACTTTACTACCATGGTAAAAGCAATGATGGAACTAAAGTGAGACCCAATTACCAACTAACGGTGATGCTAAGGGAGATAGCTCccgaagaggaggaggagataACCAAACAGAGAGTTAACAATTTTCTCTATCTCAAGAAACGCCTCAGGCTCACGAAGCAGGAAAACAAATTTGTTTCTCACTACGTTACCAGCAATCACAAAGGCAAAGCCAGTACCAGTCAACCAAGCGGTCTGGCTTCGTGA